A genome region from Macrobrachium rosenbergii isolate ZJJX-2024 chromosome 42, ASM4041242v1, whole genome shotgun sequence includes the following:
- the LOC136827725 gene encoding uncharacterized protein — MGVNATVASVRQEYCVPQLRQLSKSVIHHCIICKKTQGRPYRVNIAPPLPEFRVQRKQPFSVTGVDYTGALLTKEKHQNPEKAYIMLFTCPVTRGIHIELVKDLSCDSFLMVFRKFCSRQGFPSLMLSDNATTFVSASDYLKNMAESSLVQEHLNAIECKWKFIPARAPWFGAIWERLIGLLKTCLKKVIGQAFLSFSELSCVVTELEAIINDRPLSYTAGDLDQLDILTPNHLILGRRLRPFPREVIDWKDETKNPLYGENKDVGKRFLYITKKCDDLWKRWEREYLTSFRETHRVGIRHEFWPKMGDVVLIHDEGPRSRWKLGQIVKLHVGQDDVLRVVTLKTPQGQVMRPVVKLYPLELWQETDVVISEKTDNKSTRPIRKTAQAATEARRTFIQAGQL, encoded by the coding sequence ATGGGAGTAAATGCAACCGTGGCAAGTGTGAGACAGGAATACTGCGTCCCACAACTTCGCCAATTATCCAAAAGTGTAATACATCATTGTATAATCTGTAAGAAAACACAAGGGAGACCCTACCGTGTGAATATTGCTCCACCATTGCCAGAATTTCGGGTGCAGAGAAAACAACCCTTTAGCGTTACAGGGGTAGATTACACAGGAGCGTTGTTAACCAAGGAGAAACATCAAAATCCTGAAAAAGCCTATATTATGTTGTTTACTTGTCCAGTTACTAGAGGAATCCATATCGAATTAGTAAAAGATCTGTCCTGCGATTCATTTCTTATGGTGTTCCGAAAGTTTTGTAGCCGTCAGGGATTTCCTTCTTTAATGCTAAGTGACAATGCTACTACCTTTGTATCGGCTTCAGATTATTTGAAAAACATGGCAGAAAGTTCCTTAGTGCAAGAACACCTGAATGCTATCGAATGTAAATGGAAGTTCATACCAGCCAGAGCACCTTGGTTTGGAGCTATATGGGAAAGATTGATTGGTCTTCTGAAAACATGTCTGAAGAAGGTAATAGGTCAGGCCTTTCTCAGCTTTAGTGAACTTTCCTGTGTTGTGACTGAACTTGAAGCAATTATTAATGACAGACCCTTAAGTTATACTGCGGGAGATCTAGACCAGTTGGATATTCTGACGCCCAATCATTTGATTTTAGGACGTAGATTGAGACCTTTCCCTAGGGAAGTCATAGATTGGAAAGATGAAACTAAGAACCCTCTGTATGGAGAAAATAAGGATGTTGGAAAGCGATTTTTGTACATCACAAAAAAATGTGATGACCTGTGGAAAAGgtgggagagagaatatttaacttCTTTCCGAGAAACTCATCGGGTGGGAATCAGACACGAATTTTGGCCCAAAATGGGAGATGTTGTGTTGATACACGATGAAGGACCGAGAAGTCGTTGGAAGCTCGGTCAAATTGTCAAATTACACGTGGGACAGGATGATGTTTTGCGCGTGGTTACTTTAAAAACCCCACAAGGTCAGGTAATGAGACCTGTTGTCAAGCTATATCCTTTGGAATTATGGCAAGAGACTGATGTTGTCATATCTGAGAAAACTGATAACAAGAGCACCCGACCAATCAGGAAAACGGCACAGGCGGCTACTGAGGCCAGAAGAACCTTTATTCAAGCGGGACaattataa